Proteins found in one Maridesulfovibrio sp. genomic segment:
- a CDS encoding DegV family protein, whose amino-acid sequence MTTANTVKIDYVDGVRFRRGVVAAASRLIANSPHLDAINVFPVPDGDTGANMAGTMRSIVSSTGKSVERSIEKMTALIAESALDGAKGNSGAILAQFLCGFAEGVKDMPKLSPSDFAKAASMAAKRSCEAISEPKDGTILSVIRDWAAHLHANGDSYRDFHHLLSDSLEYARNSAKCTTEKLAELRAAGVVDAGAQGFVYLLEGIVDLLENGKIEKSFLPDSRNSKSFINVQDKVAVESLDFRFCTEFLLKGENIDREAIREAICEMGDSLIVAGTLGSVKIHIHTNEPDAVENIVSGYGEVVKRKVDDMLIQHKRLLADDRTVGILTDSTCDLPDEMLAEYDIRVVPMRLTIDEHEYIDRVTLSSSEFYKILPEAERALSSQPSPGDMKRAYAKVSSDYEDVVSLHIAKVLSGTFQNALTVSNPFNNVSPIDSKMLSGGLGLSVLEAARAAKNGATVAEVRRIADRAVGNVKIFVTIDCLDYAVRGGRLSKGQGIIAKALNIKPILQFAGEGQPKVVAKSFGVKRQENALIRLVKDNAYGRGNFRYAITHADAPETAEKIRKILKAEFGADPEFVVEASPVLGIHSGPGACAVAFITDE is encoded by the coding sequence ATGACTACAGCAAATACTGTAAAAATTGACTATGTCGACGGTGTTCGTTTCAGAAGGGGAGTTGTGGCGGCGGCCAGCAGGTTGATCGCTAATTCTCCGCATCTTGATGCGATCAATGTTTTTCCGGTTCCTGATGGGGATACCGGAGCCAATATGGCCGGAACCATGCGCAGCATTGTGAGCTCCACCGGTAAATCCGTGGAACGCTCCATTGAAAAGATGACCGCACTCATCGCGGAATCAGCTCTTGACGGTGCCAAAGGTAACTCCGGGGCTATTCTGGCCCAGTTTCTCTGCGGTTTCGCGGAAGGGGTGAAGGATATGCCCAAGCTCAGTCCTTCAGATTTTGCGAAAGCCGCATCAATGGCCGCTAAGCGGTCCTGCGAGGCTATTTCTGAGCCGAAAGACGGTACTATTCTCAGCGTTATTCGTGACTGGGCTGCTCATCTGCACGCTAACGGCGACAGTTACCGGGACTTTCATCATTTGCTTTCCGACTCTCTCGAGTATGCGCGAAATTCTGCCAAATGTACTACAGAGAAACTGGCTGAACTTAGGGCTGCCGGAGTTGTGGATGCAGGAGCGCAAGGGTTTGTTTATCTTTTGGAAGGTATTGTTGACCTTTTGGAAAATGGGAAAATTGAGAAATCTTTTCTCCCTGATTCCCGTAACTCAAAATCCTTTATCAACGTACAGGATAAGGTCGCAGTCGAATCCCTCGATTTTCGCTTTTGCACTGAATTTCTTCTCAAAGGTGAAAATATTGACCGCGAAGCCATACGCGAAGCTATTTGTGAAATGGGGGACAGCTTGATCGTGGCCGGAACTCTCGGTTCGGTTAAGATCCACATTCATACGAATGAGCCGGATGCCGTTGAAAATATTGTTAGCGGTTATGGCGAAGTAGTTAAGCGTAAGGTGGACGATATGCTGATCCAGCATAAGCGTCTCCTTGCCGATGACCGTACGGTCGGTATACTAACTGACAGTACCTGCGATCTGCCTGATGAAATGCTGGCAGAATATGATATCCGCGTAGTTCCCATGCGGCTTACCATCGATGAACATGAGTACATTGACCGGGTAACTCTCAGCTCCAGTGAATTTTATAAGATTCTTCCCGAAGCCGAGCGGGCTCTTTCTTCCCAGCCGTCTCCCGGTGATATGAAACGGGCTTATGCCAAGGTTTCATCTGATTATGAAGATGTTGTTTCATTGCATATCGCCAAAGTGCTCAGCGGTACTTTTCAAAATGCTCTGACCGTGAGCAATCCTTTCAATAATGTTTCACCTATCGACAGTAAAATGCTTTCAGGCGGTCTCGGGCTGTCTGTTCTTGAAGCCGCCCGTGCGGCAAAGAACGGTGCAACTGTCGCAGAAGTGCGCAGGATTGCTGATCGTGCCGTGGGGAACGTCAAGATTTTCGTAACTATTGACTGCCTTGATTATGCCGTCCGGGGCGGGCGTTTGAGTAAGGGGCAGGGTATTATCGCCAAGGCCCTGAATATCAAACCTATCCTGCAGTTTGCCGGAGAGGGACAGCCCAAGGTTGTAGCCAAGTCTTTCGGCGTAAAACGGCAGGAAAATGCTCTCATCAGACTAGTTAAGGATAATGCTTACGGGCGTGGCAACTTCAGGTATGCCATTACTCATGCCGATGCACCTGAGACAGCAGAAAAAATCAGAAAAATCCTAAAAGCTGAATTCGGTGCTGATCCGGAGTTTGTTGTTGAAGCCTCACCTGTATTGGGAATTCACAGCGGCCCCGGAGCATGTGCGGTCGCGTTTATCACAGACGAATAA